A genomic window from Triticum urartu cultivar G1812 chromosome 7, Tu2.1, whole genome shotgun sequence includes:
- the LOC125518737 gene encoding BTB/POZ and MATH domain-containing protein 2-like: MSSFAGVSVVANDELCPDTQSTVRTSADCGYHLLVVQDYSRAKKSISSRPFMVGGHCWLLFYCPHGENHTCADVVSVRLSCIQDDSEKQPVEAKVVFSLIGQVELQNPVYIAQSEACSFDPCSQSIEQDFRRDALERSSVKLKDDYLTVRCDVMVCNTNPRDDDDDAAATITKARLPDICRDFNILFKTEAGADVTFEVGGNKLATHRCVLAARSKVFMAQLFGPMKEATAQTGVIHIKDMEASVFRALLSFIYTDSLPSMEEDNMEEDNRQEVEASEDEMSRVVEQGQEDEEVIENEIWLQWLQNLLVAADRYDVQRLKCICEEQLSEHISVRMVMSTLALAEQHHCQGLKEACFKFIQVQPPSCLQAVMATDG; encoded by the coding sequence ATGTCTTCGTTCGCCGGCGTGTCCGTCGTGGCCAACGACGAGCTGTGCCCCGACACCCAGTCGACCGTCCGAACCAGCGCAGACTGCGGGTACCATCTGCTTGTGGTCCAGGACTACTCGCGAGCCAAAAAGAGCATCAGCTCCCGTCCTTTCATGGTGGGAGGCCATTGTTGGCTCCTCTTCTACTGCCCCCACGGTGAAAACCACACTTGTGCCGACGTCGTCTCTGTCCGTCTTTCCTGTATCCAAGACGATTCTGAGAAGCAGCCTGTGGAAGCCAAGGTCGTTTTTAGCCTCATCGGTCAGGTTGAGCTGCAGAATCCAGTCTACATTGCTCAAAGTGAAGCATGCAGCTTCGATCCTTGTTCTCAGAGCATCGAGCAGGATTTTAGAAGAGATGCCCTTGAGCGATCATCAGTGAAGCTAAAGGATGATTATTTGACCGTCCGGTGCGACGTCATGGTCTGCAACACCAACCCcagggatgatgatgatgatgccgCTGCCACCATTACCAAGGCGCGCTTGCCTGACATTTGCCGTGATTTTAACATCCTCTTCAAAACCGAGGCGGGTGCTGATGTGACATTCGAGGTCGGCGGCAACAAGTTGGCTACACACCGATGCGTGCTTGCAGCCCGGTCTAAAGTCTTCATGGCACAGCTCTTTGGCCCCATGAAGGAGGCAACTGCTCAAACCGGTGTCATACACATCAAAGACATGGAAGCAAGCGTGTTCAGGGCTTTGCTTAGCTTTATCTACACAGACTCGCTTCCTTCTATGGAGGAGGACAACATGGAGGAGGACAACAGACAAGAGGTGGAAGCATCAGAGGATGAAATGTCACGTGTTGTGGAACAGGGACAAGAAGACGAAGAAGTAATAGAGAATGAAATATGGCTGCAGTGGCTTCAAAACTTGCTGGTAGCAGCTGACAGATATGATGTCCAACGTCTCAAATGCATCTGCGAGGAGCAGTTATCTGAGCACATATCTGTCAGGATGGTGATGTCCACTCTTGCTCTAGCCGAGCAGCACCACTGCCAAGGATTGAAGGAGGCGTGCTTCAAGTTTATCCAAGTCCAGCCCCCCTCGTGTTTGCAAGCAGTAATGGCAACTGATGGCTAG